In a single window of the Streptomyces sp. CGMCC 4.7035 genome:
- a CDS encoding MarR family transcriptional regulator has product MGGVPEPHTGWTFLTNHARVLAAIAEDQSTRIRDIAVRCRLTERAVQKIISDLVQGGYLTRNRAGRSNTYRIEPGIPLRHPADASLTVSDLLALLARHDAQRGPAPAQAPATDG; this is encoded by the coding sequence ATGGGTGGAGTGCCTGAGCCGCATACAGGATGGACCTTCCTCACCAACCATGCGCGCGTGCTGGCCGCCATCGCAGAGGACCAGAGCACCCGTATCCGGGACATCGCGGTCCGCTGCCGACTGACGGAACGCGCCGTTCAGAAGATCATTTCTGATTTGGTGCAGGGGGGCTATCTGACCCGTAACCGTGCGGGGCGCTCGAACACCTATCGCATCGAGCCGGGTATCCCTCTGCGGCACCCGGCCGACGCGAGCCTGACCGTCTCCGACCTGCTCGCCCTCCTCGCCCGGCACGACGCGCAGCGCGGCCCGGCCCCGGCGCAGGCCCCGGCGACGGACGGCTGA
- a CDS encoding anti-sigma factor antagonist (This anti-anti-sigma factor, or anti-sigma factor antagonist, belongs to a family that includes characterized members SpoIIAA, RsbV, RsfA, and RsfB.) — METQPNGDRTAVVVSGELDIDTEQALQDALRDALRHSVGGIDVDLAGVDFCDCSGLNVLLCVRRRALEDAKTLALSATGPAVEKLLSLTGTRALFGLTGSAARTVVNGHAARPRAGPSSPGEGERPEGTDEDLQIELVQLRRAMQTRPVIDLARGVLMASFALSAQDAWRVLVTVSQNTNTKLHHVAQDLVMAVNGDTPPGPLQRELATAVTALKEPASAPPHTAR, encoded by the coding sequence GTGGAGACGCAGCCGAACGGCGACCGGACGGCCGTGGTGGTGTCGGGCGAACTCGACATCGACACGGAGCAGGCACTGCAGGACGCCCTGCGCGACGCGTTGCGCCACTCGGTGGGCGGCATCGATGTCGATCTCGCGGGAGTGGACTTCTGCGACTGCTCGGGGCTGAACGTCCTGCTGTGCGTCCGCCGACGGGCGCTGGAGGACGCCAAGACCCTCGCCCTCAGCGCGACCGGCCCGGCCGTCGAGAAGCTTCTGTCGCTGACCGGTACGCGAGCGCTGTTCGGCCTGACCGGCTCCGCCGCCAGGACCGTGGTGAACGGCCACGCGGCGCGCCCCCGAGCGGGGCCCTCATCCCCGGGGGAGGGTGAGCGGCCCGAGGGCACCGACGAGGACCTGCAGATCGAGCTCGTCCAGCTCAGGCGGGCCATGCAGACCCGGCCGGTGATCGACCTGGCCCGCGGGGTGCTGATGGCCTCCTTCGCCCTGAGCGCCCAGGACGCCTGGAGGGTGCTGGTCACCGTCTCCCAGAACACCAACACGAAACTGCACCATGTCGCCCAGGATCTCGTGATGGCCGTCAACGGCGACACGCCACCCGGACCGCTGCAACGGGAACTGGCGACCGCGGTCACCGCGCTCAAGGAACCCGCCTCGGCACCTCCCCACACCGCCCGGTAG
- a CDS encoding FAD-binding and (Fe-S)-binding domain-containing protein, with protein sequence MFLPVDPTGAAVDVAGLEAALRDAVHGEVRFDAGSKGAYVTDGSNYRQVPIGVVIPRDVEAGARAVEVCARFGAPVLSRGGGTSLAGQTTNTAVIIDWSKYCDALVSVDPDARTCVVEPGLVLDELNRQLSDVRLQFGPKPSTHSHCALGGMIGNNSCGASAQAYGKTVDNVRRLEVLTYDGTRMWVGPTSKAERTRIVAEGGRRAEIHEGLDRIVTEYLADIRRGYPKIPRRVSGYNLDSLLPENDFDVAKTLVGSEGTLVTVLRAELDLVPVPPSQSLLVLGYDDICSAADDVPRLLEHCSPGQLEALDGRMAQLMREEHAYLDSLHALPEGDSWLLVQFSGDSQDDVDEQAHALLRAVGRSEKDPAVAFSDDPAREQEMLRAREAGLGVTARPPDDRDTWEGWEDSAVPPERLGDYLRDLKDLFDDFGYDHPSLYGHFGQGCVHTRIPFGLTTVDGVADFRRFLERAADLVAAYGGSLSGEHGDGQARGELLTRMFGERLVAAFGELKALFDPGNRMNPGKVVDPNPVDGQLRLGPAWRPATVRTHFGYPEDEHSFSRAVLRCVGIGNCRSHHGGVMCPSYRATQEEEHSTRGRARLLFEMLDGHADSAITDGWRSTEVRDALDLCLACKGCKSDCPTGVDMATYKAEFLAHHYAGRPRPAAHYSMGWLPLWARLSRIAPSLVNSALHAPGLADAGKRLAGVDGARQAPVFARESFLQWWRARGTYEPDPGDPRAVVLWPDTFSTYFHPAIARSAVRVLEDAGFHVAVPTRPVCCGLTWISTGQLTVAKQVLRHTLGVLRPWIEAGTPVIGLEPSCTAVFRADAPELLSADPDVRRLAERFRTFAEHLVEHAPEDWRPPALARQAMVQTHCHQHAITHDDADRELMRRAHIDAEVLDEGCCGLAGNFGFERGHHEVSMAVAEQGVLPAVRAASPAALLLADGFSCRTQIEQAGTGRRALHLAEALALGLDGVLPAHLPEHLAERPAEPSRLGRWATTAVAAALTAVPAAVAAHRVRRRS encoded by the coding sequence TTGTTCCTCCCCGTCGACCCGACGGGAGCCGCAGTGGACGTGGCCGGGCTGGAAGCGGCACTGCGGGATGCGGTGCACGGCGAGGTCCGGTTCGATGCGGGCAGCAAGGGCGCGTACGTCACGGACGGCTCCAACTACCGTCAGGTCCCCATCGGGGTCGTGATCCCGCGTGACGTGGAGGCCGGTGCCCGGGCCGTCGAGGTGTGCGCACGGTTCGGCGCGCCGGTCCTGTCCCGGGGCGGTGGCACCAGTCTGGCCGGCCAGACGACCAATACGGCCGTGATCATCGACTGGAGCAAGTACTGCGATGCGCTCGTGTCGGTCGACCCCGACGCCCGCACCTGCGTCGTGGAACCGGGGCTCGTCCTGGACGAACTCAACCGGCAGCTGTCCGACGTCCGCCTCCAGTTCGGGCCCAAGCCGTCGACGCACAGCCACTGCGCGCTCGGTGGCATGATCGGCAACAACTCGTGCGGGGCGTCGGCGCAGGCGTACGGCAAGACCGTGGACAACGTGCGCCGCCTGGAGGTCCTCACCTATGACGGAACGCGCATGTGGGTGGGACCGACGTCCAAGGCCGAGCGAACGCGGATCGTCGCGGAGGGCGGACGCCGGGCCGAGATCCACGAGGGCCTGGACCGCATCGTCACCGAGTACCTGGCGGACATACGGCGCGGTTACCCGAAGATCCCGCGCCGCGTCTCCGGCTACAACCTGGACTCGCTGCTGCCGGAGAACGACTTCGACGTGGCCAAGACCCTGGTGGGCAGCGAGGGCACCCTCGTGACGGTGCTGCGCGCCGAACTCGACCTGGTGCCCGTGCCGCCCAGCCAGTCGCTGCTGGTCCTCGGGTACGACGACATCTGCTCCGCCGCCGATGACGTCCCCCGCCTCCTGGAGCACTGCTCACCCGGCCAACTGGAGGCACTCGACGGGCGGATGGCACAGCTCATGCGGGAGGAGCACGCCTATCTCGACTCCCTCCACGCCCTTCCGGAGGGAGACAGCTGGCTGCTCGTGCAGTTCAGCGGCGACAGCCAGGACGACGTCGACGAGCAGGCACACGCACTGCTGCGCGCGGTGGGCCGCAGCGAGAAGGACCCGGCGGTCGCCTTCTCCGACGACCCCGCGCGCGAGCAGGAGATGCTGAGGGCCCGCGAGGCGGGCCTCGGCGTGACCGCTCGGCCGCCGGACGACCGGGACACCTGGGAGGGCTGGGAGGACTCCGCCGTCCCGCCCGAACGCCTGGGCGACTATCTGCGCGACCTGAAGGACCTTTTCGACGACTTCGGCTACGACCACCCCTCGCTGTACGGACACTTCGGGCAAGGGTGCGTGCACACCCGTATCCCGTTCGGGCTGACGACCGTCGACGGCGTCGCCGACTTCCGTCGCTTCCTGGAACGGGCCGCCGACCTCGTGGCCGCGTACGGAGGATCCCTGTCGGGAGAGCACGGGGACGGACAGGCCCGGGGTGAACTGCTGACCCGCATGTTCGGTGAGCGTCTCGTGGCCGCCTTCGGTGAACTCAAGGCCCTGTTCGACCCCGGTAACCGAATGAACCCGGGCAAGGTCGTCGATCCGAACCCGGTCGACGGGCAGCTGCGGCTGGGCCCCGCCTGGCGGCCCGCCACCGTGCGGACGCACTTCGGCTATCCGGAGGACGAACACTCCTTCAGCCGCGCCGTGCTGCGCTGCGTCGGCATCGGTAACTGTCGGAGCCACCACGGCGGCGTGATGTGCCCGTCCTACCGGGCCACGCAGGAGGAGGAACACTCCACCCGCGGCCGTGCGCGGCTGCTGTTCGAGATGCTCGACGGCCACGCGGACTCCGCGATCACCGACGGCTGGCGCTCCACCGAGGTCCGGGACGCCCTCGACCTGTGCCTGGCGTGCAAGGGCTGTAAATCGGACTGCCCCACCGGCGTCGACATGGCCACCTACAAGGCCGAGTTCCTCGCCCACCACTACGCGGGCAGGCCACGCCCGGCCGCCCACTACTCCATGGGCTGGCTTCCGCTGTGGGCCCGGCTCTCCCGCATCGCGCCGTCGCTGGTCAACAGCGCGCTGCACGCGCCCGGCCTGGCCGACGCAGGCAAACGGCTGGCCGGAGTGGACGGCGCCCGCCAGGCCCCGGTGTTCGCCCGGGAGTCGTTCCTTCAATGGTGGCGGGCCCGTGGCACCTACGAGCCGGACCCCGGCGACCCACGGGCGGTGGTGCTGTGGCCCGACACCTTCAGCACGTACTTCCACCCGGCGATCGCGCGGTCGGCCGTCCGCGTCCTGGAGGACGCCGGATTCCACGTCGCCGTACCCACCAGGCCGGTGTGCTGCGGACTGACCTGGATCTCCACCGGTCAACTGACCGTGGCGAAGCAGGTTCTGCGGCACACGCTCGGCGTACTGCGTCCATGGATCGAGGCGGGCACCCCCGTCATCGGCCTCGAACCGTCCTGCACGGCCGTGTTCCGGGCGGACGCGCCGGAACTGCTGTCGGCCGACCCGGACGTGCGGCGTCTGGCCGAGCGGTTCCGCACCTTCGCCGAGCACCTCGTCGAGCACGCCCCCGAGGACTGGCGGCCGCCCGCCCTCGCCCGGCAGGCCATGGTGCAGACCCACTGTCACCAGCACGCGATCACGCACGACGACGCCGACCGTGAACTGATGCGCCGCGCCCACATCGACGCCGAGGTCCTGGACGAGGGCTGCTGCGGACTCGCGGGCAACTTCGGATTCGAACGCGGCCACCACGAGGTGTCCATGGCCGTCGCGGAACAGGGGGTTCTTCCCGCCGTCCGCGCGGCGTCCCCCGCGGCTCTGCTCCTCGCGGACGGCTTCAGCTGCCGCACCCAGATCGAACAGGCGGGCACGGGCCGCCGGGCCCTGCACCTGGCCGAGGCGCTGGCGCTCGGCCTCGACGGCGTCCTGCCCGCCCACCTGCCCGAACACCTGGCGGAGCGTCCTGCCGAGCCCTCCCGCCTGGGCCGCTGGGCGACCACGGCGGTGGCCGCCGCCCTGACGGCGGTTCCGGCCGCGGTGGCCGCCCATCGCGTGCGACGCCGTTCGTAG
- a CDS encoding FG-GAP repeat protein: MSGSPTAGAALLLHGGTGGLTATEAEVYDAERTGVPGAAEAGDRLGAAVSLADLTGDGHPDLALGAEGENAGDGTVLTLRGGPDGAPVPESGTYYGPVALGLSTGSGPGVGGVLAH; the protein is encoded by the coding sequence GTGTCCGGCTCGCCGACCGCGGGCGCGGCCTTGCTGCTGCACGGCGGCACGGGCGGACTCACGGCCACCGAGGCCGAGGTGTACGACGCCGAGCGCACCGGGGTGCCTGGTGCCGCCGAGGCGGGCGACCGGCTCGGCGCGGCGGTGTCGCTCGCCGACCTGACCGGCGACGGGCACCCGGACCTGGCGCTCGGCGCCGAGGGCGAGAACGCCGGCGACGGCACGGTCCTTACGCTGAGGGGCGGCCCGGACGGGGCGCCGGTGCCGGAGAGCGGCACGTACTACGGCCCCGTCGCGCTCGGCCTGAGCACCGGGTCGGGCCCGGGAGTGGGTGGCGTACTGGCCCACTGA
- the ddaH gene encoding dimethylargininase — protein sequence MPDSRVPRRRRFLVCEPRHFAVQYAINPWMHPDTQVDVDLARDQWQALIRAYRAHGHTVEALDPVPGLPDMVFAANSAVVVDGRVFGSLFHAPERRPESVHYETWFKTAGYTVHRPESVCEGEGDLVWTGRYVLAGTGFRTTREAHREVQEFFGHPVISLTLVDPLFYHLDTALFVLDDDNIAYYPEAFSPGSREVLARLYPDAVLATRDDAMAFGLNSVSDGRHVFIAPKAEALAARLADHGYDPVPVDLSEFHKAGGGIKCCTQEIRS from the coding sequence GTGCCAGACAGCCGTGTGCCGCGCCGACGGCGTTTCCTCGTCTGCGAACCCAGACATTTCGCCGTGCAGTACGCGATCAATCCCTGGATGCACCCCGACACCCAGGTCGACGTGGATCTCGCCCGAGACCAGTGGCAGGCGCTGATCCGCGCCTACCGCGCCCACGGCCACACCGTCGAAGCCCTGGACCCGGTCCCCGGTCTCCCGGACATGGTGTTCGCCGCCAACTCGGCGGTCGTCGTCGACGGCCGCGTCTTCGGCTCCCTCTTCCACGCGCCCGAACGACGCCCCGAGTCCGTCCATTACGAAACGTGGTTCAAGACGGCCGGCTACACCGTCCACCGCCCCGAGTCCGTCTGCGAGGGCGAGGGCGACCTGGTCTGGACGGGACGGTACGTCCTGGCCGGCACCGGGTTCCGTACGACTCGCGAGGCGCACCGCGAGGTCCAGGAGTTCTTCGGGCACCCGGTGATCAGCCTGACCCTGGTGGACCCCCTCTTCTATCACCTGGACACGGCACTGTTCGTCCTCGACGACGACAACATCGCCTACTACCCGGAGGCGTTTTCGCCCGGCAGCCGTGAGGTGCTCGCGCGGCTGTACCCGGACGCGGTGCTCGCCACGCGCGACGACGCGATGGCCTTCGGCCTCAACTCCGTCTCCGACGGACGCCACGTCTTCATCGCGCCGAAGGCCGAGGCGCTCGCCGCCCGGCTCGCCGACCACGGCTACGACCCCGTCCCCGTCGACCTCTCCGAGTTCCACAAGGCCGGCGGAGGCATCAAGTGCTGCACCCAGGAGATCCGTTCATGA
- a CDS encoding GNAT family N-acetyltransferase encodes MNLTVRPVTLDDTIPLCELLNAVDVAEIGQPETDLHSVEAGLRRPGLDLARDSWIGVDDDGRFVAYGLVWDVAGGERIDIDLYTLPDADAAGRRLLELMEERAAAKAAENGASRAVVHLYLNSSPTLDTTLLDARGWRVIRRFNVLTRPVSAADDRAPVPPPGVTVRECRTEADRRRVHELLNASFADHFEYHPRPYEQWLETLGSDRTDWSLVWIASVSGLGDAGVLMARNDETSMGWIRHLGVLETARGRGIGSHLLRHAFTAFAARGRDTVGLGVDTENTSEALRLYLRHGMTLHYAVLTWQVEVPVSPTAP; translated from the coding sequence ATGAACCTCACAGTGCGCCCGGTCACCCTCGACGACACGATCCCCTTGTGCGAACTCCTCAACGCGGTCGACGTGGCGGAGATCGGGCAACCGGAAACCGATCTGCACAGCGTGGAGGCCGGACTCAGGCGTCCCGGCCTGGACTTGGCACGGGACTCGTGGATCGGGGTCGACGACGACGGGCGGTTCGTGGCCTACGGACTGGTGTGGGACGTCGCGGGCGGCGAACGGATCGACATCGACCTGTACACGCTGCCGGACGCGGACGCGGCAGGGCGGCGGCTGCTGGAGCTGATGGAGGAGCGGGCGGCGGCCAAGGCCGCGGAGAACGGTGCCTCGCGTGCCGTGGTGCATCTGTATCTCAACTCCTCCCCCACTCTGGACACCACACTGCTCGACGCCCGCGGCTGGCGGGTGATACGGCGGTTCAACGTGCTGACCCGCCCCGTGTCGGCGGCCGACGACCGGGCTCCCGTCCCGCCGCCCGGTGTGACCGTGCGCGAGTGCCGCACCGAGGCGGACCGCCGACGCGTGCACGAACTGCTGAACGCCTCGTTCGCCGACCACTTCGAGTACCACCCGCGCCCCTACGAACAGTGGCTGGAGACCCTGGGATCCGACCGGACGGACTGGTCCCTGGTGTGGATCGCCTCCGTGTCCGGCCTCGGCGACGCGGGTGTACTCATGGCCAGGAACGACGAGACGAGCATGGGCTGGATCCGGCATCTCGGCGTCCTGGAGACGGCGCGAGGTCGTGGGATCGGCAGTCATCTCCTGCGGCACGCCTTCACCGCGTTCGCCGCACGCGGGCGGGACACCGTGGGCCTCGGTGTGGACACGGAGAACACCTCGGAAGCGCTGCGGCTGTACCTGCGCCACGGCATGACGCTGCACTACGCCGTGCTCACTTGGCAGGTCGAGGTTCCGGTGAGTCCCACAGCCCCGTGA
- a CDS encoding TIGR00725 family protein — protein sequence MAVQVAVCGPARCGEREWSLAYELGRLLAERGAVVICGGYGGVMAAVAAGARSRDGLVVGVLSEADRAGAGPDLSAAVATGLGQARNSVIIHSGDAVVVVGGSWGTLSELALAMRRGGVPVIQLGDGWRPIDAEGRDLPGVLHARTPAEALDLTGLWDSPEPRPAK from the coding sequence ATGGCGGTGCAGGTGGCGGTGTGCGGGCCGGCGCGGTGCGGCGAGCGGGAGTGGAGCCTCGCGTACGAGCTGGGCCGGCTGCTCGCGGAGCGCGGCGCCGTGGTGATCTGCGGTGGGTACGGCGGGGTGATGGCCGCGGTGGCGGCGGGCGCCCGCTCCCGCGACGGCCTGGTCGTCGGGGTGCTGTCCGAGGCCGATCGCGCCGGTGCGGGACCGGATCTGAGCGCCGCCGTCGCCACCGGTCTCGGGCAGGCCCGCAACAGCGTGATCATCCACAGCGGGGACGCCGTCGTCGTGGTCGGCGGTTCCTGGGGCACCCTCTCGGAGCTGGCCCTGGCCATGCGCCGGGGCGGCGTGCCCGTGATCCAACTCGGCGACGGCTGGCGGCCGATCGACGCCGAGGGGCGGGATCTGCCCGGCGTGCTCCATGCGCGGACGCCCGCGGAGGCGCTGGATCTCACGGGGCTGTGGGACTCACCGGAACCTCGACCTGCCAAGTGA
- a CDS encoding enolase C-terminal domain-like protein, translating to MRDTAASGKPSVERVDTAVYTVPTDTPEADGTLSWDRTTLVLATVRCGDVTGLGYTYGPAATAQVVHELLTGVVVGGSVLDVPRLNEAMHRTVRNAGRPGVAAQAISAMDIALWDCKSRLLGLPLVDLLGAARTAVPLYGSGGFTTYDDRQQERQLRTWVEDEGIPRVKIKIGESWGRCEERDLHRVGAARACIGNGAELYVDANGAYTAKQAVRVADRLTHHGVRWFEEPVSSDHPRTLAAIRVAVPMDVTAGEYGYTLAYFAHLLDAGAVDCLQADVTRCGGITVWLRAAALAEGHGLDISGHCAPHAHVHAASAVPNLRHLEWFHDHVRVERVLFDGVLDPAGGAVTPGPDGSPGLGLTLNAGRAERYRVG from the coding sequence ATGAGGGACACCGCCGCGTCCGGAAAACCGTCCGTGGAGCGGGTGGACACGGCCGTCTACACCGTGCCCACCGACACGCCCGAGGCGGACGGCACCCTGAGCTGGGACCGAACCACCCTCGTACTCGCCACCGTCCGCTGCGGTGATGTCACCGGCCTCGGCTACACCTACGGCCCGGCGGCCACCGCGCAGGTCGTCCACGAGCTGCTGACCGGTGTGGTCGTCGGTGGCTCAGTGCTCGACGTGCCGCGCCTGAACGAGGCCATGCACCGCACCGTGCGCAACGCCGGACGGCCCGGTGTGGCGGCGCAGGCGATCTCCGCCATGGACATCGCGCTGTGGGACTGCAAGAGCCGGCTGCTCGGTCTGCCTCTCGTCGACCTGCTGGGCGCCGCGCGGACCGCGGTGCCGCTCTACGGCAGCGGCGGCTTCACCACCTACGACGACCGACAACAGGAGCGGCAGCTGCGGACCTGGGTGGAGGACGAGGGCATCCCCCGCGTCAAGATCAAGATCGGGGAGTCGTGGGGGCGGTGCGAGGAACGCGATCTGCACCGCGTCGGCGCGGCACGGGCCTGCATCGGGAACGGCGCCGAGCTGTACGTGGACGCCAACGGCGCCTATACGGCGAAGCAGGCCGTCCGCGTCGCCGACCGCCTGACCCACCATGGGGTGAGGTGGTTCGAGGAGCCGGTCTCCTCCGACCATCCCCGCACGCTGGCGGCGATCCGTGTCGCCGTGCCGATGGACGTGACGGCCGGTGAGTACGGCTACACCCTTGCCTACTTCGCCCACCTGCTCGATGCCGGTGCGGTCGACTGCCTGCAGGCCGACGTCACCCGCTGCGGCGGCATCACCGTCTGGCTGCGCGCCGCCGCGCTCGCCGAAGGCCACGGCCTCGACATCTCCGGGCACTGCGCGCCGCACGCGCACGTCCACGCCGCGTCCGCCGTGCCCAATCTGCGCCATCTTGAGTGGTTCCACGACCACGTACGCGTCGAACGCGTCCTCTTCGACGGCGTTCTCGACCCCGCCGGAGGCGCCGTCACCCCGGGACCCGACGGGTCCCCGGGCCTCGGGCTGACCCTGAACGCCGGCCGTGCCGAGCGATACCGGGTGGGATGA
- a CDS encoding SDR family oxidoreductase, translated as MSTATGTKIVVTGATGNVGTSLVRLLAEDPDVDSVRGLARRVPDLGPERVRWSEVDLASEQADLVTEFEGADAVVHLAWAFQPTHDPVATWRTNVLGSIRVFEAVAAAEVPTLVHASSVGAYSPGPEDHAVDESWPTHGWPDAAYTREKAYLERTLDAYEYEHPGVRVVRMRPAFLFKRESASEQRRIFGGRFLPGPLIRPELLPFLPDIPGLRVQALHTDDAARAYQLALQSDVRGAFNLAADPPLDAAVLGELLGSRPVRMPRTAARSAIAAAWGLRLLPASPHLFDAVLRLPLMDCTRAQTELAWRPQRTATEVMEEFLHGVQEGAGAPTAPLQGRKVG; from the coding sequence GTGAGCACCGCAACAGGCACAAAGATCGTTGTCACGGGGGCCACCGGCAATGTGGGCACCAGCCTCGTGCGCCTGCTCGCCGAGGACCCGGACGTCGACAGCGTGCGGGGCCTGGCTCGCCGCGTCCCCGACCTCGGCCCGGAACGCGTGCGGTGGTCGGAGGTCGACCTCGCCTCGGAGCAGGCCGACCTGGTGACGGAGTTCGAGGGCGCCGACGCGGTCGTACACCTGGCGTGGGCGTTCCAGCCCACGCACGATCCGGTCGCGACCTGGCGGACGAACGTGCTCGGAAGCATCCGGGTCTTCGAGGCCGTCGCCGCCGCCGAGGTGCCGACGCTCGTGCACGCCTCGTCGGTCGGCGCCTACTCCCCGGGTCCTGAGGACCACGCCGTGGACGAGTCCTGGCCCACGCACGGCTGGCCGGACGCCGCCTACACACGGGAGAAGGCCTACCTGGAGCGGACACTCGACGCGTACGAGTACGAGCATCCCGGCGTCCGTGTCGTACGGATGCGGCCCGCGTTCCTGTTCAAGCGCGAGTCGGCGAGCGAACAGCGGCGCATCTTCGGCGGACGGTTCCTGCCCGGACCGCTGATCCGGCCGGAGCTGCTGCCGTTCCTGCCGGACATCCCAGGGCTGCGGGTGCAGGCGCTGCACACCGACGACGCGGCCCGCGCCTACCAGCTCGCGCTGCAAAGTGACGTCCGGGGCGCGTTCAACCTGGCCGCCGACCCGCCCCTCGACGCGGCCGTACTGGGCGAGCTGCTGGGATCCCGCCCCGTGCGGATGCCCCGCACGGCCGCACGGTCGGCGATCGCCGCCGCGTGGGGGCTGCGTCTGCTGCCCGCGTCCCCGCACCTCTTCGACGCCGTGCTGCGACTGCCGCTCATGGACTGCACACGCGCGCAGACCGAACTGGCCTGGCGGCCGCAGCGGACGGCGACCGAGGTCATGGAGGAGTTCCTGCACGGGGTCCAGGAGGGCGCCGGCGCACCGACGGCACCTCTCCAGGGGCGGAAGGTCGGGTGA
- the rocD gene encoding ornithine--oxo-acid transaminase encodes MTAPVRTRSSAELIRAEEPVLAHNYHPLPVVVARAEGAWVEDVEGRRYLDMLAGYSALNFGHRNPVLIEAAHRQLDRLTLTSRAFHNDQLAAFAESLAALTGLDMVLPMNTGAEAVESAVKVARKWAYEVKGVPADRATIVVAADNFHGRTTTIVSFSTDETARSGFGPFTPGFRVVPYNDLAALEAAVDETTAAVLIEPIQGEAGVIIPDEGYLTGVRDLTRRAGCLFIADEIQSGLGRTGRTLAVEHEGVVPDVLLLGKALGGGIVPVSAVVARRDVLGVLRPGEHGSTFGGNPLAAAVGSAVVGLLQTGEFQRGAAELGAVLRDGLTALIGKGVVGFRSRGLWAGVDIDPAIGTGREISERLMREGILVKDTHGSTIRLAPPLTITGEELGSAVEALEKVLAS; translated from the coding sequence ATGACCGCTCCCGTCCGTACGCGTTCGTCCGCCGAGCTGATCCGCGCCGAGGAGCCCGTCCTCGCCCACAACTACCACCCGCTGCCCGTGGTCGTCGCCCGCGCCGAGGGTGCCTGGGTGGAGGACGTCGAGGGCCGCCGCTATCTCGACATGCTCGCCGGCTACTCGGCGCTGAACTTCGGGCACCGCAACCCGGTGCTGATCGAGGCCGCGCACCGCCAGCTGGACCGTCTGACCCTCACCTCCCGCGCCTTCCACAACGACCAACTGGCCGCGTTCGCCGAGTCCCTGGCCGCCTTGACGGGACTGGACATGGTGCTGCCGATGAACACGGGCGCGGAAGCGGTGGAGAGCGCCGTCAAGGTGGCGCGCAAATGGGCCTACGAGGTCAAGGGCGTGCCGGCCGACCGGGCGACGATCGTGGTGGCGGCCGACAACTTCCACGGCCGTACGACGACGATCGTCAGCTTCTCGACGGACGAGACGGCCCGGTCGGGCTTCGGCCCGTTCACGCCGGGCTTCCGCGTCGTCCCATACAACGACCTGGCGGCGCTGGAGGCGGCGGTCGACGAGACGACGGCGGCCGTGCTGATCGAGCCCATCCAGGGCGAGGCGGGCGTGATCATCCCCGACGAGGGCTACCTCACCGGGGTCCGCGACCTCACCCGCCGGGCCGGGTGCCTGTTCATCGCGGACGAGATCCAGTCCGGACTCGGCCGCACGGGCCGCACCCTGGCCGTCGAGCACGAAGGGGTCGTGCCGGACGTCCTGCTGCTCGGCAAGGCGCTCGGTGGCGGGATCGTGCCGGTCTCCGCGGTGGTCGCGCGCCGGGACGTCCTCGGCGTACTGCGTCCGGGTGAGCACGGGTCGACGTTCGGCGGCAACCCCCTTGCCGCAGCGGTCGGTTCGGCGGTGGTCGGCCTGCTGCAGACGGGCGAGTTCCAGCGCGGGGCGGCTGAGCTGGGCGCGGTGCTGCGGGACGGACTCACCGCTCTCATCGGCAAGGGCGTCGTGGGCTTCCGCTCGCGCGGGCTGTGGGCGGGCGTCGACATCGACCCGGCGATCGGCACGGGCCGCGAGATCAGCGAACGCCTCATGCGCGAGGGAATCCTGGTCAAGGACACCCATGGCTCCACGATCCGCCTGGCACCGCCGCTGACGATCACCGGCGAGGAGCTGGGGTCGGCGGTGGAGGCGCTGGAGAAGGTGCTGGCCTCCTGA
- a CDS encoding low affinity iron permease family protein produces MTFQRPAERGGPERGRFEELAEKASNLTSSPLFFLICLAFVGFFVAAHAAHLPVPWLLLAGESTSAITLLLLALLKNSEMRAEHAIQRKLDAIAGALLEINKDNESPALKELRDSIRMEEEL; encoded by the coding sequence ATGACCTTTCAACGTCCCGCCGAGCGTGGCGGCCCCGAGCGAGGCCGGTTCGAGGAGTTGGCAGAAAAAGCATCCAATTTGACCAGCTCCCCGCTCTTCTTTCTCATCTGCCTGGCATTCGTCGGGTTCTTCGTCGCCGCGCACGCGGCGCACCTGCCCGTGCCGTGGCTCCTGCTCGCCGGGGAGTCCACGAGCGCGATCACGCTTCTCCTCCTCGCTCTGCTCAAGAACTCGGAGATGCGGGCCGAGCACGCCATTCAGCGCAAGCTCGACGCGATCGCGGGCGCCTTGCTGGAAATCAACAAGGACAACGAAAGCCCTGCTCTGAAGGAGCTCAGGGACTCGATCCGTATGGAGGAAGAGTTGTAG